A genome region from Macrobrachium rosenbergii isolate ZJJX-2024 chromosome 42, ASM4041242v1, whole genome shotgun sequence includes the following:
- the LOC136827875 gene encoding uncharacterized protein isoform X3, with protein sequence MSRKVLMTAPTGGGVAWAMSCVLVAYFETCPIQLVFIGICLGGITGGYVTLKTAVTSYIVQETPLEKRTVRLSVLEAAIFLGAAGGLLLMTLATTYITTNYVYLFLGLQSGFILTLLYILCFLRDDVQMDYPHLRYSYDDLDGPPVLSSQPSQRCYGSLESTLSPSRHRSFASCVISSVAERDSESSPDGNGSQRLPEVKAEKYSPADNIVSRVTISQSVGHIENMGKMALPDGEGEFPSSVGIPTRPLPALAVPFEAKKTISVSSIYGTPPDIRVTEAASPDEENAIHPPSAGSMNTISLYGTPPQVTATTDSLDDSERNHDTDTRVSQGDAVRNETISGSSLKLLPGKDEEIIQEITNIKISQTRIEGEVSLDENGEVKNFAGSYKVTPSLTVSKVKFVSHVRTRNKGISTADLFDRGRREICLSKAASDSALDNADSITLLASSKAKFVEGHPKRSRSRLISVSTPESLNYFTFSDCGYRNSRESFDNQRDLCEKIVEDRPGHDEVDGYSRDTWCGAIFRGVSDSIATTFRSRAGGLRAMVVADVVANFLVSFVVVGETDNTFLYLNYKFGWDFAEYSVYYGIKCAVDGCSLLVLLPLLRRFVGVKDAAVGVLGGLSRCAFFFMLALVQYSSQVYAVPFIGVFGQYLFVAERSIMSTLVEEDEHGRVFTVLSSVDQLALLLGALTFDNLFSVFIKRSMPGVTLLIAGFVVLIPTVIFGALYFSINARHKRAEEEEGDNDSRESDSLVADNRSYNISTSSYSEHYD encoded by the exons ACGGCAGTAACAAGCTACATCGTGCAGGAGACGCCCCTGGAGAAAAGGACCGTCCGGCTGAGTGTGCTGGAGGCAGCCATTTTCCTAGGAGCTGCGGGTGGCCTCTTGCTCATGACTTTGGCCACGACTTACATTACCACCAACTACGTCTACCTTTTCTTAG GTCTGCAGTCAGGGTTCATCCTTACCCTGCTTTACATCTTGTGCTTCTTGCGTGACGACGTGCAAATGGACTATCCTCATTTACGGTACAGCTATGATGATCTGGATGGTCCTCCTGTTCTGTCGTCCCAGCCCAGCCAGAGATGTTATGGATCTCTGGAATCGACGTTGTCACCCTCCCGCCACAGATCGTTTGCATCCTGTGTTATTTCCTCAGTGGCTGAAAGAGATAGTGAAAGCAGTCCTGATGGCAATGGATCCCAAAGGCTTCCCGAGGTAAAGGCAGAAAAATATAGCCCCGCCGATAACATTGTCTCTAGAGTAACCATATCCCAGAGTGTGGGACACATTGAAAACATGGGAAAAATGGCTTTACCCGATGGGGAAGGAGAGTTTCCGTCGTCAGTTGGCATCCCGACTCGCCCTCTCCCTGCTCTTGCAGTGCCTTTTGAGGCAAAGAAGACTATAAGCGTTAGCAGCATATATGGAACGCCACCAGATATAAGAGTGACAGAAGCAGCTTCTCCAGATGAGGAAAACGCTATTCATCCCCCATCTGCAGGTTCGATGAATACTATCAGTCTGTACGGGACGCCTCCGCAAGTAACGGCCACCACTGATAGCCTTGATGACAGCGAACGCAACCATGATACTGATACCAGAGTGTCTCAAGGAGATGCAGTTAGGAATGAAACCATTTCAGGTTCTTCTTTAAAACTTCTCCcaggaaaagatgaagaaattataCAGGAAATAACCAACattaaaataagtcaaacacgtaTCGAGGGGGAGGTATCTCTGGATGAAAATGGTGAAGTAAAAAATTTTGCAGGATCATATAAAGTGACACCTAGTCTCACAGTTTCGAAGGTCAAATTTGTGAGTCATGTGAGAACAAGGAACAAGGGAATTTCAACAGCAGACCTCTTTGACAGAGGGAGAAGAGAGATTTGTTTGTCTAAGGCTGCCAGCGACAGCGCTCTGGACAATGCAGACAGCATAACGTTGCTTGCTTCATCTAAAGCGAAGTTTGTGGAAGGCCATCCGAAACGTTCTAGATCAAGGCTCATCAGCGTAAGTACTCCCGAATCACTTAATTATTTCACGTTCTCTGATTGCGGTTATAGGAATTCCAGAGAAAGTTTTGATAATCAGCGTGACCTGTGCGAGAAGATTGTTGAAGATCGGCCGGGCCATGATGAGGTAGACGGCTACTCCAGAGACACTTGGTGCGGGGCCATATTCCGAGGAGTAAGCGATTCCATAGCGACCACCTTTAGAAGCCGTGCTGGAGGATTGAGGGCCATGGTGGTCGCCGATGTCGTCGCCAACTTTTTGGTTTCGTTCGTCGTTGTAG GTGAAACCGATAACACTTTCTTGTACCTAAACTACAAGTTTGGTTGGGATTTCGCGGAGTATTCTGTCTATTACGGAATCAAATGTGCTGTTGACGGTTGTTCTTTGTTGGTTCTGCTTCCTCTGCTACGTCGATTCGTGGGTGTCAAGGATGCCGCGGTGGGCGTCTTGGGAGGACTCAGTCGCTGCGCCTTCTTCTTCATGCTGGCACTCGTCCAGTACTCCTCGCAGGTCTATGCTG TTCCCTTCATCGGTGTTTTCGGTCAGTATTTGTTTGTTGCAGAAAGGTCTATCATGTCCACGTTGGTGGAGGAAGATGAACACG GCCGAGTCTTTACTGTACTGTCATCGGTGGACCAGCTGGCGCTGCTGCTGGGTGCTTTAACTTTCGACAATCTTTTCTCAGTATTCATCAAAAGGTCAATGCCAGGCGTGACGCTTCTCATCGCGGGCTTCGTCGTTTTAATACCAACTGTTATATTCGG AGCGCTGTACTTCTCAATAAACGCCCGTCACAaaagggcagaagaagaagaaggtgataaCGACTCGAGAGAAAGTGATTCTTTGGTGGCAGATAACCGGAGTTATAATATAAGTACAAGTTCTTACAGCGAGCACTATGATTAA